The following coding sequences are from one Methanococcoides orientis window:
- a CDS encoding geranylgeranyl reductase family protein: MIYDVVVVGAGPTGSTAARYAAKYGAKVLMIEEHSSIGTPVECTGLLSTRAVAECDIKPDEEFVLNSVRGAFVHSPNGTCLPIDGRKTKAYVVSRKIFDRNLVSMSVDAGAELMLKGRVTGLLEKDGIQFISVMHMGRPATIKARVVIGADGVKSNIARYAGLGRVDRVLSGVQIEAPYRSKDDDFVELFMGSNAPGFFAWTVPVSEEISRIGLAVEPGNEQNAINYLKGVISSNPQLSTGHSGCMLDLVVGGIPIGPLKRTFGNGVLIAGDAAGQVKPTSGGGIYTGAACAKIAGEVAAKAALDGDISGERLSSYEKRWKAELGRELGIGMKIHDFVGGLNDDQLDELIGSMNNPAILEMITKYGDMDHPSILVKKLLNPMNSRHLIGVFRAFAKAVL, from the coding sequence ATGATCTATGATGTTGTTGTTGTCGGAGCCGGACCTACAGGATCCACAGCTGCACGCTATGCTGCCAAATACGGTGCAAAGGTGCTCATGATCGAGGAACACTCATCTATCGGCACACCAGTGGAGTGCACCGGACTATTAAGTACACGTGCTGTAGCGGAATGCGATATTAAGCCAGATGAAGAATTCGTACTGAACAGTGTACGTGGTGCTTTTGTCCATTCGCCAAATGGAACCTGTCTTCCCATAGACGGTAGGAAGACAAAGGCATATGTTGTTTCCAGGAAGATCTTTGACCGAAACCTTGTTTCAATGTCAGTGGATGCAGGTGCAGAACTGATGCTAAAGGGACGTGTGACCGGCCTTCTGGAAAAGGACGGAATCCAGTTTATTTCAGTAATGCATATGGGAAGACCAGCCACCATAAAGGCTAGGGTCGTCATCGGAGCAGACGGTGTGAAAAGCAATATTGCCAGATATGCAGGACTGGGAAGAGTTGACAGGGTCCTGTCAGGAGTACAGATAGAAGCACCTTACAGATCAAAAGACGATGATTTTGTAGAGCTTTTCATGGGATCGAATGCACCTGGTTTTTTTGCATGGACCGTACCTGTCAGCGAGGAGATATCAAGAATAGGACTTGCTGTTGAACCAGGCAACGAACAAAATGCAATTAACTATCTCAAAGGAGTTATTTCTTCAAATCCTCAGCTTTCCACCGGTCACTCCGGATGTATGCTTGATCTTGTGGTGGGTGGGATCCCCATCGGCCCCCTTAAGAGAACTTTCGGGAATGGCGTACTCATTGCAGGAGATGCTGCAGGACAGGTAAAACCTACTTCCGGAGGTGGCATATATACCGGAGCTGCCTGTGCGAAGATCGCAGGAGAAGTTGCAGCAAAAGCCGCACTTGACGGTGATATTTCCGGGGAGAGGCTAAGTTCATACGAAAAACGATGGAAGGCCGAACTTGGTCGTGAACTTGGCATCGGGATGAAGATACATGATTTTGTCGGCGGACTAAACGATGATCAGCTGGATGAACTGATAGGATCGATGAACAATCCTGCTATACTTGAAATGATAACAAAGTATGGGGATATGGACCATCCCTCGATACTGGTCAAAAAGTTATTGAATCCAATGAACTCAAGACACCTGATAGGTGTTTTCAGAGCTTTTGCAAAAGCAGTACTGTGA
- a CDS encoding amino acid-binding protein: MWSTVLKKFEKHPAQQKVIKILFERGFQVNDEGKVTSGSIEIPHTQLAKEAGVDRRVVDATTDTILTDELLTNIFQNVKSIPFLRDVAPSLGLGVIIITPDDAANVGILSNVSKVISDHGLSIRQAVSDDPYFNNEAKLTIITDAKIPGELVSDILDLQGVKGVSIY; encoded by the coding sequence ATGTGGAGCACAGTACTCAAAAAGTTCGAAAAACATCCTGCACAGCAAAAGGTCATAAAGATTCTTTTTGAACGTGGATTTCAGGTGAATGATGAGGGAAAAGTGACATCAGGTTCAATTGAGATCCCTCACACACAACTTGCAAAGGAAGCAGGCGTGGACCGCAGGGTGGTCGATGCTACTACAGATACCATTCTCACAGATGAACTTTTGACTAACATTTTCCAGAATGTAAAATCTATACCATTCCTTCGTGATGTTGCTCCGTCCCTGGGTCTTGGTGTTATCATAATCACGCCGGATGATGCTGCAAATGTAGGTATCCTTTCTAACGTTTCAAAAGTAATTTCCGACCACGGTCTCAGTATCAGGCAGGCAGTATCCGATGATCCCTATTTTAATAATGAAGCAAAACTGACCATCATCACCGACGCAAAGATCCCGGGTGAACTTGTTAGTGACATCCTTGATCTTCAAGGGGTCAAAGGCGTCAGCATATACTGA
- a CDS encoding homocitrate synthase/isopropylmalate synthase family protein yields the protein MNIYKTYEDLPKIKLPLGQEVSISDSTIRDGAQMPGIVLKADHKLQIYEYLHQIGIEKLETFVYNERDRNAVKMMFDRGYESPEITGWARAVPADIDMVLDIEEIEETGVLMSVSDAHIIDKMGLPNREAAEEKYLNALQYAVDHGLRTRAHIEDMTRADNTYFVYPLIEKILEIDPDCTIRLCDTIGFGVPFIDVDEPFGIPEMVKHLKEDLNAKNIETHCHDDFGLAVANSIAGYWHGANWSNVTFLGIGERAGNAEMEKLLLFLSRRVEGFDKYNLECLAEFAKFMQTEIGIRIPRNKSVVGKNVFAHESGIHTAGVIKNPFTYEPYPPEIVGGTRAFLIGDSSGIEVLRFKVQDTLNELIGVQITVEKNDSRLRSIQNDIHALYDKEKRVSCISDEEIQAYVEKYFLFEPIVEKNMGRKTA from the coding sequence ATGAATATATACAAAACTTATGAAGATCTTCCAAAGATCAAACTCCCACTGGGACAGGAAGTAAGCATAAGTGACAGTACCATTCGTGATGGAGCACAGATGCCTGGTATTGTCTTAAAAGCAGATCACAAGCTCCAGATATACGAGTATCTGCATCAGATAGGAATTGAAAAACTGGAAACATTTGTCTACAATGAGCGTGACAGGAACGCAGTTAAGATGATGTTCGACAGGGGCTATGAATCACCCGAGATCACCGGCTGGGCAAGAGCCGTACCTGCAGATATAGACATGGTTTTGGATATTGAAGAAATTGAAGAAACAGGAGTATTGATGTCAGTCTCCGATGCCCATATCATAGATAAGATGGGACTTCCAAACAGGGAAGCAGCAGAAGAGAAGTACCTGAACGCACTCCAGTATGCAGTGGACCATGGTCTTCGCACCCGTGCACATATCGAGGATATGACACGAGCTGACAATACTTATTTCGTATATCCGCTTATCGAAAAGATACTTGAGATCGACCCGGATTGTACGATCCGTCTTTGTGACACCATCGGTTTTGGAGTTCCATTTATAGATGTGGATGAACCATTCGGCATACCCGAGATGGTGAAACACTTAAAAGAAGATCTTAATGCAAAGAACATTGAGACACATTGCCACGATGATTTTGGCCTGGCAGTTGCAAACTCTATTGCAGGATACTGGCACGGTGCAAACTGGTCCAATGTAACTTTCCTCGGTATTGGCGAAAGGGCTGGAAATGCAGAGATGGAGAAATTATTGCTATTCCTTAGCCGCCGTGTTGAAGGTTTTGACAAATATAACCTTGAATGTCTTGCAGAGTTTGCAAAATTCATGCAGACAGAAATTGGTATAAGGATACCAAGAAACAAATCTGTCGTCGGGAAAAATGTTTTCGCCCACGAGTCAGGCATCCACACTGCAGGCGTCATCAAGAACCCATTCACCTACGAACCATACCCACCAGAGATCGTAGGCGGAACCAGAGCTTTCCTTATAGGTGATTCATCAGGTATCGAAGTACTTCGTTTCAAAGTGCAGGATACACTGAACGAACTTATTGGCGTTCAGATAACCGTCGAAAAGAACGACTCACGCCTGAGGTCGATCCAGAACGATATACACGCACTTTATGACAAGGAAAAGCGTGTCTCCTGCATCTCTGACGAAGAGATACAGGCATATGTAGAGAAGTATTTCCTTTTCGAACCTATAGTCGAAAAGAACATGGGCAGAAAGACAGCCTGA
- a CDS encoding dicarboxylate/amino acid:cation symporter yields the protein MSRIYRIPEPLSLIHPRSLKHLSFQLQAFVRGRLWLKILIGMALGIVTGLILGPSTGMISQDVSYAIGEWLALPGYIFLALLQMIVVPLVFASIIRGIASGEDMEQLKMVGLRTVGYFLATTALAILIGLSLALVIGPGNYISSDLVQGTMGSEMPEVSEGAVTTPGIADVPGLVTTILPTNPLGSLATGQMLLVVVFSIIIGLALVSMSPTQSKPLLDLLGSLQEVSMTVVRWSMLLAPLAVFGLISKFTLNLGLAALLGMLVYVGTVLLGLLSLLVFYLLIVFIISRKGPIDFLRSVRDVLLLAFSTSSSAVVMPLSIKTAEDKLGVRPSISQFVIPLGATINMNGTALYQSIAAVFLAQVFGVELGFGALLLIMVTVVGASIGTPSTPGVGIVILAMILSSVGIPTAGIALIIGVDRILDMCRTSVNVTGDLVTCVIMDKWVGSKKPAMQERFEHSKRETERKILGEDVIINSNDA from the coding sequence ATGTCAAGAATATATCGTATTCCTGAACCTCTATCTCTGATACATCCACGTTCATTAAAGCATCTTAGCTTCCAGCTTCAGGCATTCGTTAGGGGTAGACTCTGGCTCAAGATACTTATCGGAATGGCATTGGGAATCGTTACCGGTCTGATACTTGGACCATCGACTGGAATGATAAGTCAGGATGTTTCATATGCGATCGGTGAATGGCTTGCATTACCGGGATACATATTCCTGGCATTGCTGCAGATGATAGTTGTTCCTCTTGTTTTTGCATCTATCATCAGGGGTATTGCTTCGGGTGAGGATATGGAGCAGCTCAAAATGGTTGGCTTGCGTACGGTTGGATATTTTCTTGCAACCACAGCACTTGCCATACTGATCGGTCTTAGCCTTGCTTTAGTGATAGGTCCGGGTAATTATATCAGCAGCGATCTGGTTCAGGGGACAATGGGGTCGGAAATGCCGGAGGTCAGCGAAGGTGCTGTCACAACTCCCGGAATTGCAGATGTTCCTGGTCTGGTCACTACCATTCTGCCTACCAATCCGCTTGGATCACTAGCTACCGGACAAATGCTCCTGGTTGTTGTCTTTTCAATTATAATAGGTCTGGCCCTGGTTTCGATGTCACCCACACAGTCAAAACCTTTGCTTGATCTGCTGGGCTCGCTTCAGGAAGTGAGCATGACAGTTGTGCGATGGAGTATGTTACTTGCTCCTCTTGCTGTTTTTGGTCTTATAAGCAAGTTCACGCTGAATCTTGGGCTCGCTGCACTTCTGGGGATGCTGGTCTATGTGGGTACTGTACTTTTAGGTCTCCTGTCACTACTTGTCTTTTATTTGCTGATCGTTTTTATAATTTCAAGAAAAGGTCCTATTGATTTCCTGAGATCTGTAAGGGATGTACTGTTACTTGCATTCTCAACATCCAGTTCTGCTGTTGTCATGCCTTTGTCCATCAAGACCGCCGAGGATAAATTAGGTGTAAGACCTTCGATTTCTCAATTTGTCATTCCACTTGGTGCAACTATAAACATGAATGGAACAGCTCTTTATCAGAGCATAGCAGCAGTTTTCCTTGCACAGGTGTTTGGTGTGGAACTTGGGTTTGGTGCTCTTCTGTTGATCATGGTCACAGTGGTTGGTGCCTCGATCGGTACACCTTCCACACCTGGTGTCGGTATTGTTATACTTGCCATGATACTGAGCAGTGTTGGGATTCCGACTGCAGGTATAGCACTTATAATTGGTGTGGACAGGATTCTTGACATGTGCCGTACATCTGTAAACGTCACCGGGGATCTTGTAACCTGTGTGATCATGGATAAATGGGTGGGCAGCAAGAAACCAGCAATGCAAGAACGCTTTGAACACTCAAAACGTGAAACCGAAAGAAAGATTCTGGGTGAAGATGTTATTATTAATTCGAATGATGCGTGA
- a CDS encoding NADP-dependent isocitrate dehydrogenase, protein MAQKSTIIYTKTDEAPALATSSLLPIVQAYVKNAGITMETRDISLAGRIIAQFPERLTEDQKISDALSELGEMVLTPEANIIKLPNISASVPQIKATVTELQAQGYDLPDYPEDPSNDEEKAIKAKFDIVKGSAVNPVLREGNSDRRAPKAVKNYAKKHPHSMGEWKSDSKSHVASMTGGDFYGSEKSVEIEEATNFRIFFTDDAGNKTLLKDKAPLQTGEIIDASVMNKKALQAFLAEQIEDAKAKDVLFSVHLKATMMKVSDPIIFGHVVKVFFKEIFDKYGDLLSELGVDPNQGLGDLYSKIQNLPEDKQAEIKADIEAVYAKRPALAMVNSDKGITNLHVPSDVIVDASMPAAIRSSGCMWGPDGKLKDMKAIIPDRSYSGVYQETIEFCQKHGAFDPSKMGSVSNVGLMAQKAEEYGSHDKTFEMTGTGKVQVVDDNNNVLLEQPVGEGDIFRMCQVKDAPVQDWIKLAVKRAKATGYPAVFWLDEKRAHDSQLINKVNKYLKDYDTDGLELLIKAPVEATRFSLERIKEGKDTISVTGNVLRDYLTDLFPILEVGTSAKMLSIVPLMNGGGLFETGAGGSAPKHVQQFESEGHLRWDSLGEFLALAASLEYLGNSFDNPKALVLAETLDKATELVLENSKSPSRKVNEIDNRGSHFYLAMYWAQALADQEKDSELKAIFEPVAKALMENEEKIANELLEAQGKAMDIKGYYSPDEELRSQAMRPSATLNGIIDSI, encoded by the coding sequence ATGGCACAGAAATCGACAATCATTTATACGAAAACCGATGAAGCTCCGGCTTTGGCAACCAGTTCTCTCCTGCCTATTGTACAGGCTTATGTAAAAAACGCCGGAATCACTATGGAAACGAGGGATATCTCCCTGGCGGGAAGAATCATTGCCCAGTTTCCCGAAAGACTGACAGAGGACCAGAAGATTTCCGATGCCCTTTCCGAATTGGGAGAGATGGTCTTAACTCCGGAAGCCAACATTATCAAACTACCCAATATCAGCGCTTCAGTTCCCCAGATTAAAGCGACAGTCACAGAACTCCAGGCTCAGGGATATGATCTGCCCGATTATCCAGAAGATCCTTCTAATGATGAAGAAAAGGCGATCAAAGCGAAATTCGATATTGTCAAGGGCAGTGCTGTTAACCCTGTATTGAGAGAAGGGAATTCTGACCGCAGAGCTCCTAAAGCTGTAAAAAATTATGCGAAAAAACATCCCCATTCCATGGGAGAATGGAAGTCCGATTCCAAATCCCATGTAGCCAGCATGACCGGCGGAGATTTTTACGGCAGTGAGAAATCGGTTGAAATTGAAGAAGCTACCAATTTCAGAATTTTCTTTACAGATGACGCTGGTAATAAAACACTATTAAAAGACAAAGCCCCTCTTCAGACCGGAGAAATCATTGATGCATCTGTTATGAACAAAAAAGCGCTTCAGGCATTTCTGGCTGAACAGATAGAAGATGCCAAAGCTAAAGATGTCTTATTCTCCGTTCATTTGAAAGCGACAATGATGAAAGTTTCCGACCCTATTATCTTCGGTCATGTTGTTAAGGTCTTCTTTAAAGAGATATTTGATAAATATGGTGATCTGCTTTCAGAATTGGGTGTAGATCCCAACCAAGGACTGGGAGATCTCTATTCAAAAATCCAGAATCTGCCTGAAGACAAACAGGCTGAAATCAAAGCAGATATAGAAGCTGTGTATGCCAAGAGACCGGCATTGGCTATGGTTAACTCCGACAAGGGAATTACCAATCTCCATGTTCCCAGCGATGTTATCGTCGACGCTTCCATGCCTGCAGCAATCCGCTCATCAGGTTGCATGTGGGGACCAGACGGGAAACTGAAAGATATGAAAGCCATAATTCCAGACCGCTCTTATTCGGGAGTGTATCAGGAAACTATTGAGTTCTGTCAAAAACACGGTGCCTTTGATCCATCAAAAATGGGAAGCGTTTCCAATGTGGGGCTTATGGCGCAAAAAGCTGAAGAATATGGCTCACATGACAAGACCTTTGAGATGACTGGTACAGGAAAAGTTCAAGTTGTCGATGACAACAATAATGTACTCCTTGAACAGCCGGTAGGGGAAGGAGATATCTTCCGCATGTGTCAGGTGAAAGACGCACCCGTTCAGGACTGGATCAAGCTGGCCGTTAAACGAGCCAAAGCAACAGGCTATCCTGCAGTCTTCTGGCTCGATGAGAAAAGAGCTCACGATTCACAGCTCATTAATAAAGTGAACAAATACTTGAAAGATTATGATACTGATGGCCTGGAACTATTGATCAAAGCTCCCGTTGAAGCGACCAGGTTTTCATTGGAGAGAATTAAAGAGGGCAAAGATACAATCTCTGTGACTGGAAATGTTTTGAGAGATTATCTGACAGACCTCTTTCCCATTTTGGAAGTGGGAACCAGTGCAAAAATGCTATCAATCGTTCCCCTAATGAATGGCGGTGGACTTTTCGAGACAGGTGCTGGCGGTTCGGCACCCAAACATGTACAGCAATTTGAATCGGAAGGTCACCTGCGTTGGGACTCTCTGGGAGAATTCTTGGCCTTAGCTGCTTCTCTGGAGTATCTGGGCAACAGTTTTGATAATCCTAAAGCTCTGGTTTTAGCAGAAACATTGGATAAAGCGACAGAGCTGGTTCTGGAAAACAGCAAATCACCTTCCCGAAAAGTGAATGAGATTGATAACAGAGGATCTCATTTTTATCTGGCAATGTATTGGGCTCAGGCTCTGGCTGATCAGGAGAAAGATAGCGAATTAAAAGCGATTTTTGAACCTGTAGCTAAAGCTCTGATGGAAAATGAAGAGAAGATTGCCAATGAGTTGTTAGAAGCTCAGGGCAAAGCTATGGATATCAAAGGATACTACTCTCCAGATGAGGAGTTGAGATCCCAGGCCATGAGACCTAGTGCGACTTTGAATGGGATCATCGATTCCATTTAA
- a CDS encoding sensor histidine kinase: protein MIDNMCLLVPEGIIREVKYVAGNNDLFKNVNVIGVPYTDLLEQKCDCVNCGLIQQALESSECFYKALLIHGSECPDIIRSPECKGTLHTHGMENLYELMLSSRELEEYNSEFIISSGWLDKILSQVENDELGMERIRKCIDSSYSSILHLETGFYEGSSKNLEKFSEVVGKPFRTMHVDVDFMGLSLENIVLEHDCVSKTRKLKEATEKMASCSMSIEIIKELVELKDEKEVAEKISQMYNVLFSPEKVSYISVDDGLVQSEFSISSDPDNELNRDFLESDEKYLLSESRDGFLLKIKNQAEVMGTVEVKGFSYPGNINEYLNTALIIANASSLVVSNIRRYQEILESRKRQQDLADTLKVVNKILRHDVANNLNVEINAIELYNLKNDAKFLEMAQSSAHRSVETIRNMKDIESQFLLDSQDLLPYHVHDLIKVACRHFDIKSSIEGNALIMADNALPSVIENIIRNAQVHGKADSIHVTIDDDQTNCKIRIMDNGVGIPDEIKAYIFGEGFKYGDTGNTGLGLYIVKKTIERYNGTIYVSDNIPKGASFIIELPSIHTVDSSTI, encoded by the coding sequence TTGATCGACAATATGTGTTTACTTGTTCCTGAAGGTATCATCAGGGAGGTCAAGTATGTTGCAGGTAATAATGACCTTTTTAAAAATGTCAATGTGATTGGAGTGCCTTACACTGATCTCCTCGAACAGAAATGTGATTGTGTGAACTGCGGTTTGATCCAACAGGCACTTGAGAGCTCTGAATGTTTTTACAAGGCTTTACTGATCCATGGTTCTGAATGTCCTGATATAATAAGGTCTCCTGAATGTAAAGGGACACTTCATACTCATGGAATGGAGAACCTGTACGAGCTGATGTTAAGTAGCAGAGAACTGGAAGAGTACAATAGTGAGTTCATAATTTCATCAGGATGGCTTGATAAGATCCTCAGCCAGGTCGAAAATGATGAACTGGGTATGGAAAGGATCAGGAAGTGCATTGATTCATCGTATTCCTCCATCCTTCATCTTGAGACTGGATTTTATGAAGGTAGTTCTAAGAATTTAGAGAAATTTTCTGAGGTAGTGGGAAAACCATTCAGGACGATGCATGTGGATGTTGATTTCATGGGGCTGAGTCTGGAAAATATTGTTCTTGAACATGATTGCGTTAGTAAGACCCGGAAGTTAAAAGAGGCAACAGAGAAGATGGCTTCCTGTTCCATGTCCATTGAGATCATAAAGGAACTTGTGGAACTTAAGGATGAGAAAGAAGTCGCAGAGAAAATCAGTCAGATGTACAATGTCCTGTTTTCACCAGAAAAGGTCAGTTATATCTCAGTAGATGATGGACTCGTTCAATCGGAATTTTCGATAAGCTCTGATCCGGATAATGAGCTGAACAGGGATTTTCTGGAATCAGATGAAAAATACCTGTTAAGTGAGAGTCGGGATGGTTTCTTGTTGAAGATAAAAAATCAGGCAGAGGTCATGGGTACTGTTGAAGTTAAAGGATTTTCTTATCCAGGGAATATAAACGAATACCTGAATACAGCTCTTATCATTGCAAATGCTTCATCTCTTGTAGTGTCTAACATCCGAAGGTACCAGGAGATACTTGAATCCAGGAAGCGACAGCAAGACCTTGCCGATACCCTGAAGGTAGTTAACAAGATCCTGAGACATGATGTTGCAAATAATCTGAATGTGGAAATTAATGCGATCGAGCTATATAATCTCAAAAATGATGCGAAGTTCCTTGAAATGGCACAGAGTTCTGCACATCGGAGTGTAGAAACGATCAGGAATATGAAAGATATTGAAAGTCAATTCTTATTAGATAGCCAGGATCTTTTACCTTATCATGTCCACGATTTAATTAAAGTTGCATGCAGGCATTTCGATATTAAAAGTTCGATAGAAGGTAATGCACTCATTATGGCAGACAACGCTCTGCCCTCAGTTATTGAGAACATAATAAGGAATGCACAGGTCCACGGTAAGGCAGATAGCATTCATGTGACCATAGATGATGATCAAACCAATTGTAAGATCCGCATCATGGACAATGGTGTCGGGATTCCGGACGAGATCAAAGCGTATATTTTCGGTGAGGGCTTCAAGTATGGAGATACCGGCAATACGGGTCTTGGACTTTATATTGTAAAAAAGACAATTGAAAGATACAATGGTACTATATATGTATCGGATAATATTCCAAAAGGGGCTTCTTTTATAATTGAGCTACCTTCGATACATACTGTGGATAGTTCAACGATTTGA
- a CDS encoding uroporphyrinogen decarboxylase family protein — MVNEEMTSMERVLTTLGQEEPDRVPYFLLLTMHGAKELGMSIKEYFSKPEYVAKGQIRMRERYGHDCYYPFYYASLETEAWGGKTIFYEDGPANAGAPFIKSMEDIESLEAPDVWDSPQLLKVLKTTELLKEDSGEDVPIIGVVMSPFSVPPMQLGFSKYFDLMYENHELFNRLMELNTDFCIEWANAQLEAGATAICYFDPISSPTIVPKEMYMETGKQVEQNVISSLNGPAAVHLASGRALPIIDDIADAGASVVCTSATEDLAEVKAACKGRMSVLGNLNGIDMRNWTVETTEYTVREAIDKAAKGGGFILSDNHGEIPYQVPYEVLMAISDAVRKYGNYPINR, encoded by the coding sequence ATGGTCAACGAAGAAATGACATCTATGGAACGTGTACTTACCACACTTGGGCAGGAGGAACCTGACAGGGTGCCTTACTTCCTTTTACTTACCATGCATGGTGCCAAAGAGCTGGGCATGTCAATTAAGGAATATTTTTCCAAGCCTGAATATGTAGCTAAAGGGCAGATTCGTATGAGGGAAAGATACGGGCATGATTGTTATTATCCTTTCTATTATGCGTCACTTGAGACCGAAGCCTGGGGAGGCAAGACTATATTCTACGAGGACGGACCCGCTAATGCAGGGGCACCTTTCATTAAGAGTATGGAAGATATAGAAAGTCTCGAAGCACCCGATGTGTGGGATAGTCCTCAGCTTCTTAAGGTCCTAAAAACCACAGAATTGTTAAAAGAAGATTCCGGAGAGGATGTGCCTATAATTGGAGTGGTCATGTCTCCATTTTCTGTCCCACCTATGCAGCTTGGTTTTAGCAAATATTTTGATCTCATGTATGAAAACCATGAATTGTTCAACAGGCTCATGGAGTTAAATACTGATTTCTGCATCGAATGGGCAAATGCACAATTGGAAGCAGGTGCTACGGCGATTTGTTATTTTGATCCTATATCTTCACCAACAATAGTTCCAAAGGAGATGTATATGGAAACTGGAAAACAGGTAGAGCAGAATGTGATCTCCAGCTTAAACGGGCCTGCTGCGGTGCATCTTGCATCAGGACGTGCTTTACCGATCATAGATGATATTGCAGATGCAGGAGCTTCAGTTGTCTGTACAAGTGCAACGGAGGACCTTGCAGAGGTCAAAGCAGCATGCAAAGGAAGAATGTCTGTACTTGGAAATCTGAATGGTATCGACATGAGGAACTGGACTGTTGAAACAACAGAATATACTGTAAGAGAAGCTATTGATAAAGCTGCAAAAGGGGGAGGCTTCATCCTTTCGGACAATCATGGTGAGATCCCATATCAAGTGCCATACGAAGTTCTTATGGCTATTTCTGATGCAGTTCGTAAGTATGGGAATTATCCAATAAACAGGTGA
- a CDS encoding cobalamin B12-binding domain-containing protein → MHFKDLNMGVDKRLAIDLENALLNIDRIAAENIVKKALVDENEDIFKVIDNIISPALESIGYKWEHGDIALSQEYMASKIAEELTSEILPVESSQRTSRAVIGITTLEDQHMLGKQILKALISSMGFNFIDYGSMSIEKIKKKITSDKVEVLFISTLMLNHALRVKEVTEFIEKEKNGTKVIVGGAPFLFDDELWKEVNASAMARTAVEGMHIAQELIGEF, encoded by the coding sequence ATGCATTTCAAGGATTTGAATATGGGTGTTGACAAAAGATTAGCGATAGATCTTGAGAATGCTTTGCTTAATATTGACAGGATAGCAGCAGAGAATATCGTTAAAAAAGCGTTAGTTGATGAGAATGAAGATATTTTTAAGGTCATTGATAATATCATCTCACCTGCACTTGAAAGCATTGGATATAAGTGGGAACATGGTGACATCGCACTTTCACAGGAATATATGGCAAGCAAGATTGCAGAAGAGCTAACCAGTGAAATTCTTCCAGTTGAAAGTTCGCAGAGGACTTCAAGAGCTGTCATAGGTATCACGACTCTTGAAGACCAACACATGCTTGGGAAACAGATCCTTAAGGCCCTGATAAGTTCAATGGGGTTCAATTTCATCGATTATGGCAGTATGTCTATTGAAAAGATCAAGAAAAAGATAACATCTGACAAAGTCGAAGTTCTTTTTATTTCCACCCTTATGCTGAACCACGCACTCAGAGTAAAAGAGGTTACCGAGTTCATAGAAAAGGAAAAAAACGGCACAAAGGTCATAGTAGGTGGTGCACCTTTCCTTTTTGATGATGAATTATGGAAAGAGGTCAATGCCAGTGCAATGGCCAGAACTGCTGTGGAAGGTATGCATATAGCTCAGGAACTTATTGGGGAATTCTGA